A genomic segment from Sparus aurata chromosome 10, fSpaAur1.1, whole genome shotgun sequence encodes:
- the LOC115589172 gene encoding probable ribosome production factor 1 translates to MATDDTDKPLSREICIKIGFLESLLCFIRPYKGEKCDEWDWNDGDEVDGDDKEDKDEDEEEEEDDDDDTNVETHNWPSKMKKKKKMKEKKKKKKKSLPTDQRNNLD, encoded by the exons ATGGCAACCGACGACACTGACAAACCTTTGTCAAGGGAGATTTGTATAAAGATTGGATTCCTGGAATCACTTCTGTGTTTCATCAGACCCTACAAGGGGGAGAAATGTGATGAATGGGATTGGAATGATGGTGATGAAGTAGATGGCGACGACAAAGAGGATaaggatgaggatgaagaagaagaagaagatgatgatgatgataccaATGTGGAGACACACAACTG GCCCTctaagatgaagaagaagaagaagatgaaggagaagaagaagaagaaaaagaaaagcctcCCGACTGACCAAAGAAATAACCTCGATTGA